A portion of the Bufo gargarizans isolate SCDJY-AF-19 chromosome 7, ASM1485885v1, whole genome shotgun sequence genome contains these proteins:
- the TM2D1 gene encoding TM2 domain-containing protein 1 has protein sequence MASCGRWLSLTSGSGFWFWFLCVAADDGIQKCDELRLGQYVCLDPEINPATQEPVGCANYTANAPCYPAPNISCKDYKGNVTTFYGKEVGFYRPFPCRNVNGYSYKVAVALSLFLGWLGADRFYLGYPALGLLKFCTVGFCGIGSLIDFILISMQIVGPSDGSSYIIDYYGARLVHLTINNETFRESQLYP, from the exons aTGGCGTCGTGTGGCCGCTGGTTGTCGCTGACGTCCGGGTCCGGGTTCTGGTTCTGGTTTCTGTGTGTGGCCGCCGATGACGGGATCCAGAAATGTGACGAGCTGCGGCTGGGACA ATATGTGTGCTTAGATCCCGAAATAAACCCGGCAACACAAGAGCCGGTCGGATGTGCCAACTATACCGCTAATG CCCCCTGTTATCCCGCGCCGAATATTTCCTGCAAAGATTATAAGGGAAATGTCACCACGTTCTATGGGAAAGAAGTCGGATTCTATAGACCCTTTCCGTGCCGCAACGT gAACGGTTATTCTTATAAAGTGGCCGTAGCGTTATCCTTATTTCTCGGATGGTTAGGAGCCGACCGCTTCTACCTGGGATACCCTGCTCTAG GATTGCTGAAGTTTTGCACGGTTGGGTTTTGTGGGATCGGCAGCCTCATTGATTTTATCCTCATCTCCATGCAG ATAGTTGGCCCTTCTGATGGATCCAGTTATATTATCGACTACTACGGAGCTAGACTTGTCCACCTGACGATCAATAATGAGACGTTCAGAGAGTCGCAGTTGTACCCATAA